One Methylosinus sp. C49 DNA segment encodes these proteins:
- a CDS encoding cystathionine gamma-synthase family protein produces MSSERYHKIRIGDHRLHAETLMLGYGYDPALSEGSVKPPVFLTSTFAFRTAEDGRDYFDHIAGRGAHARNEAPGLVYSRFNHPNLEILEDRLAVHENAEAGLVFSSGMSAIVTTILAYAKPGEVILHSRPLYGGTEVLIGRTLAPFDIKSIGFTDGLDETVVRGAAERAMAMGNVAIIFVETPSNPMNSLVDIDMVARIAQEIGARQGRRPILCCDNTLLGPVFQSPLQHGADLSLYSLTKYVGGHSDLIGGAVIGAHAALAPIRTMRNAIGTQLDPHSCWMLARSLETLSLRMRRAAGNAAIVAEYLSTHPKVARVHYPPLLPPDHPARALMQRQSSSAGSTFSFDVQGGEREAFAFLNRLQIFKLAVSLGGTESLVCHPATTVHSGLAEAARREIGITPALVRMSIGIEHPDDLVADIAQAFS; encoded by the coding sequence ATGAGCAGCGAACGCTATCACAAGATCCGCATCGGCGATCATCGTCTCCACGCAGAGACGCTGATGCTCGGCTATGGCTATGATCCGGCGCTCTCCGAAGGATCGGTGAAGCCTCCGGTGTTTCTCACATCGACATTCGCCTTCCGCACGGCGGAGGATGGACGCGATTATTTCGACCATATCGCTGGCCGCGGCGCGCATGCGCGCAATGAGGCGCCAGGGCTCGTCTATTCGCGCTTCAATCATCCCAATCTCGAGATCCTCGAGGATCGCCTCGCCGTGCATGAGAATGCGGAGGCGGGCCTCGTCTTCTCATCCGGCATGTCGGCGATCGTCACGACGATCCTCGCCTATGCGAAGCCGGGCGAGGTGATTTTGCACAGCCGTCCGCTCTATGGCGGAACCGAGGTGCTGATCGGCCGCACGCTCGCGCCATTCGATATCAAGAGCATCGGCTTCACCGACGGACTCGACGAGACTGTCGTGCGCGGCGCCGCCGAGCGCGCGATGGCGATGGGCAATGTCGCCATCATCTTCGTCGAGACGCCGTCCAATCCGATGAACAGCCTCGTCGATATCGACATGGTGGCGCGCATCGCGCAGGAGATCGGCGCGCGCCAGGGGCGCCGTCCGATTCTGTGCTGCGACAACACATTGCTCGGTCCCGTGTTCCAATCGCCACTCCAGCATGGCGCCGATCTCTCGCTCTATTCGCTCACCAAATATGTCGGCGGCCACAGCGATCTCATCGGCGGCGCCGTCATCGGCGCACATGCTGCGCTGGCTCCGATCCGCACGATGCGCAACGCCATAGGCACGCAGCTCGATCCGCATTCCTGCTGGATGCTGGCGCGCTCGCTGGAGACATTGTCGCTGCGCATGCGCCGCGCCGCCGGCAATGCGGCCATCGTCGCCGAATATCTCTCTACGCATCCGAAGGTCGCGCGCGTGCATTATCCGCCGCTGCTGCCGCCGGACCATCCCGCGCGCGCGCTGATGCAGCGTCAATCGAGCTCCGCGGGCTCCACTTTCTCCTTCGATGTCCAAGGCGGCGAAAGGGAAGCTTTCGCTTTCCTGAATAGGCTGCAGATTTTCAAATTGGCGGTGAGCCTCGGCGGCACGGAGTCGCTCGTGTGTCATCCGGCGACCACCGTGCATTCAGGATTAGCGGAGGCGGCGCGACGCGAGATCGGCATCACGCCGGCGCTGGTGCGCATGTCGATCGGCATAGAGCATCCAGACGATCTCGTCGCCGATATCGCTCAGGCGTTCTCCTGA
- a CDS encoding antibiotic biosynthesis monooxygenase has translation MFIAMNRFKVVKGEEKAFEQIWASRRTRLEEMEGFISFHLLRGPEREDHTLYASHTMWETKASFLAWTTSQQFRDSHKDAGKNKPLYVGHPEFEGFDAVLAQSNARDDAAVEAAP, from the coding sequence ATGTTCATCGCGATGAATCGATTCAAGGTGGTCAAGGGGGAAGAAAAGGCGTTCGAGCAGATCTGGGCGTCGCGCCGCACGCGCCTCGAGGAGATGGAGGGATTCATCTCCTTCCATCTGCTGCGCGGACCGGAGCGCGAGGATCACACGCTCTACGCCTCGCATACGATGTGGGAGACCAAGGCGAGCTTCCTCGCCTGGACGACGTCGCAGCAGTTCCGCGATTCGCACAAGGACGCCGGCAAGAACAAGCCGCTCTATGTCGGCCATCCCGAGTTCGAGGGTTTCGACGCCGTGCTCGCGCAGAGCAATGCGCGTGACGATGCGGCGGTCGAGGCGGCGCCATGA
- a CDS encoding DUF2325 domain-containing protein, with protein MSERRPLVSLSVLKSAMASEGFELAPAARREAGARRRIWEIIGASHCSIVGTCLTIAELRKIARRTGFLGDEARYNDYQVHGLFVEKMHDENVVSRAVQKHLDTRYEGAIRKAKALDGEETLLAYWESAIDAGFVPGAYWALIGHPRLTPGVETRIFGDIHMMSHLSGAAHRGDAREVAEARRAKAEIARRLASVIAERNDELTVLRDEITRLGAQLREARTLAAECESLRREVDALRAAERGDETLRELGALRLSHAELREDHARLERRLERMKAKETRAPASIVSEIAVAATPMADEPCESETDLCGRCLLYVGGRPRTVCRLQRLVERRNGSLIHHDGGMEDNRAMLSELVRRADAVFFPVDCVSHRAVGAVKSLCESHGIPYCPLRSASASAFERAIETLAAPAAEARR; from the coding sequence ATGAGCGAACGGCGGCCTCTCGTTTCGTTGAGCGTGCTGAAATCGGCCATGGCGAGCGAGGGCTTCGAGCTCGCGCCCGCCGCGCGGCGGGAGGCGGGCGCACGCCGCCGCATATGGGAGATCATCGGCGCGTCGCATTGCTCGATCGTCGGCACATGCCTGACGATCGCGGAGTTGCGCAAGATCGCGCGGCGCACCGGCTTTCTCGGCGATGAAGCGCGCTACAATGATTATCAGGTGCATGGCCTCTTCGTCGAGAAGATGCATGACGAGAATGTCGTCTCGCGCGCCGTGCAGAAGCATCTCGACACGCGATACGAAGGCGCGATCCGCAAGGCCAAGGCGCTCGACGGCGAGGAGACGCTGCTCGCCTATTGGGAGAGCGCGATCGACGCTGGCTTCGTGCCCGGCGCCTATTGGGCGCTGATCGGCCATCCGCGCCTCACGCCCGGCGTGGAGACGCGCATTTTCGGCGATATTCACATGATGTCGCATTTGAGCGGCGCCGCGCATCGCGGCGACGCTCGCGAGGTGGCCGAAGCGAGACGCGCGAAGGCCGAGATCGCGCGGCGTCTCGCCAGCGTCATCGCCGAGCGCAATGACGAGCTGACCGTGCTGCGCGATGAGATCACCCGGCTCGGCGCGCAGCTTCGCGAAGCGCGCACGCTCGCCGCCGAATGCGAGAGCCTGCGCCGCGAGGTCGACGCTCTGCGCGCGGCGGAGCGCGGCGACGAGACATTGCGCGAGCTCGGAGCGCTCCGTCTCTCGCATGCCGAATTGCGTGAGGATCATGCGCGGCTCGAGCGTCGCCTCGAGCGGATGAAGGCGAAGGAGACGCGCGCCCCGGCGTCGATCGTTTCCGAGATCGCCGTCGCGGCGACGCCCATGGCCGATGAGCCTTGCGAGAGCGAGACGGATCTCTGCGGCCGCTGCCTGCTCTATGTCGGCGGCCGGCCGCGTACGGTCTGCAGGCTGCAGCGTCTCGTCGAGCGGCGCAATGGCTCGCTCATCCATCATGACGGCGGCATGGAGGACAATCGCGCCATGCTGAGCGAGCTGGTGCGGCGCGCCGACGCCGTGTTCTTTCCCGTCGATTGCGTCAGCCATCGCGCTGTCGGCGCGGTCAAGAGCTTGTGCGAGAGCCATGGCATTCCCTATTGTCCATTGCGCAGCGCGAGCGCTTCGGCTTTCGAGAGAGCGATCGAGACGCTCGCCGCGCCGGCGGCGGAGGCGCGGCGATAG
- a CDS encoding 4'-phosphopantetheinyl transferase superfamily protein, whose amino-acid sequence MTHPSAHAVAHSWAPAVSEGRIEITRLDFDLAAPWSEADWDTLSAEERERALRFLRHEDRLRMISTRAVLRRLIGEKLGVDPAALRFDSGVYGKLGLAGTGVFFNVSHSGACALIAVSRHWEVGVDIERADRMVDVAGLSSIALTREEREGIDAAGFFERWVAKEAALKALGLGIPEKLQAFSVWPGQGDLYELRHAEADWGDLRVARITAPPGYAAALAWKTP is encoded by the coding sequence GTGACGCATCCATCAGCGCATGCAGTGGCGCATTCTTGGGCTCCCGCGGTGAGCGAAGGGCGCATCGAGATCACGCGTCTCGATTTCGATCTCGCCGCGCCCTGGTCCGAGGCGGATTGGGACACGCTGAGCGCTGAGGAGCGCGAGCGGGCTCTGCGCTTCTTGCGACATGAGGATCGGCTGCGCATGATCTCGACGCGCGCCGTATTGCGGCGTCTCATCGGCGAGAAGCTGGGCGTCGATCCGGCGGCGCTGCGCTTCGATTCCGGGGTTTACGGCAAGCTCGGGCTCGCCGGTACGGGCGTCTTCTTCAATGTCTCGCATTCCGGCGCATGCGCGCTCATCGCCGTCTCGCGTCATTGGGAGGTCGGCGTCGACATAGAGCGCGCCGATCGAATGGTGGATGTCGCCGGTCTCTCCTCCATCGCCTTGACGCGAGAGGAGCGCGAAGGGATCGACGCCGCCGGTTTTTTCGAGCGTTGGGTGGCCAAGGAGGCGGCGCTGAAAGCGCTCGGCCTCGGCATACCGGAGAAGCTGCAGGCTTTCTCTGTGTGGCCGGGGCAGGGCGATCTCTACGAGCTGCGCCACGCCGAGGCGGATTGGGGCGATCTTCGCGTGGCGCGTATCACGGCGCCGCCGGGCTATGCGGCGGCGCTCGCGTGGAAGACGCCCTAA
- a CDS encoding thioredoxin domain-containing protein has translation MTQDRNRLGEETSPYLLQHKDNPVHWRAWSAETLALAKERGKPILLSSGYAACHWCHVMAAESFESEAIAALMNENFVNVKVDREERPDIDHLYQQALQLTGRRGGWPLTMFLTPDGEPFWGGTYFPPEPRYGMPGFADILKAISELWREKPEVVTRNVTAIGDGLNRLAETAPADPISPGLDETIAEKLDGYIDRVNGGVGGAPKFPQAASLEFLWRAWKRTGRASYREAVLTTLDHICQGGIYDHLAGGFARYSTDERWLVPHFEKMLYDNAQLVDLLTLVWQDEKKPLYAARIEETIDWALREMRLAEGVFASSLDADSEHEEGKFYVWTAAEIDAILGARSAAFRAVYDIEDGGNWEGKSIPNRLHSMELLSAEEEAALALDRAKLLAARAARVRPGRDDKALADWNGLMIAAIATAAQVFERRDWLAAATAAFDFIAAKMTTTDGRLLHSYGAGRAKHMAVLDDYADLTRAALALHEATGEARFLERGRDWIEIVEAHYRDAGAGGYFFTADDAEALIRRSKIAEDAPLPSGNGTMTHVLAQLYHLTGDDRYRARADSTLAAFASAVRRGMLGYSTLLNGAETSRDGLQIVIIGAREAPDTAALLRVVHGVSLPGRTLAIVAPGAELPPAHPAAGKTMINGSAAAYVCHGATCSLPIVEATELEKALR, from the coding sequence GTGACGCAAGACCGCAACCGCCTCGGCGAGGAGACGAGCCCCTATCTCCTCCAGCACAAGGACAATCCCGTCCATTGGCGCGCGTGGTCGGCGGAGACGCTGGCGCTCGCCAAGGAGCGCGGCAAGCCCATCCTGCTCTCCAGCGGCTACGCCGCCTGCCATTGGTGCCATGTGATGGCGGCCGAGAGCTTCGAGAGCGAGGCGATCGCCGCGCTGATGAACGAGAATTTCGTCAATGTGAAGGTCGATCGCGAGGAGCGGCCGGACATAGACCATCTCTATCAGCAGGCGCTGCAGCTCACTGGACGGCGCGGCGGCTGGCCTTTGACCATGTTTCTGACGCCCGACGGCGAGCCCTTTTGGGGCGGCACCTATTTCCCGCCGGAGCCGCGCTATGGAATGCCCGGCTTCGCCGATATTCTGAAAGCGATCTCCGAGCTCTGGCGCGAGAAGCCGGAAGTTGTGACGCGCAATGTGACGGCGATCGGCGACGGGCTGAATCGTCTCGCCGAGACCGCGCCGGCGGATCCGATCTCGCCCGGTCTCGACGAGACGATCGCCGAAAAGCTCGACGGCTATATCGATCGCGTCAATGGCGGCGTCGGCGGCGCGCCGAAATTCCCGCAGGCGGCGAGCCTCGAATTTCTCTGGCGCGCATGGAAGCGTACGGGACGCGCCTCTTATCGCGAGGCCGTGCTGACGACGCTCGATCATATTTGCCAGGGCGGCATTTACGATCATCTCGCCGGCGGCTTCGCGCGCTATTCGACCGATGAGCGCTGGCTGGTCCCGCATTTCGAGAAAATGCTCTATGACAACGCCCAGCTCGTCGATCTGCTGACGCTCGTCTGGCAAGACGAGAAGAAGCCGCTCTACGCCGCACGCATAGAGGAGACGATCGACTGGGCGCTGCGCGAGATGCGCCTCGCGGAAGGCGTCTTCGCCAGCAGCCTCGACGCCGACAGTGAGCATGAGGAAGGCAAATTCTATGTCTGGACCGCGGCCGAGATCGACGCCATTCTCGGCGCGCGCTCGGCTGCGTTCCGCGCCGTCTACGACATAGAGGACGGCGGCAATTGGGAAGGCAAATCCATTCCCAATCGCCTGCATTCGATGGAGCTGCTGTCCGCGGAAGAAGAAGCCGCGCTCGCTCTGGATCGCGCGAAGCTTTTGGCGGCGCGCGCGGCGCGCGTGCGGCCAGGCCGCGACGACAAGGCGCTCGCTGATTGGAACGGGCTGATGATCGCCGCTATAGCGACCGCCGCGCAGGTCTTCGAGCGGCGCGACTGGCTCGCAGCGGCGACGGCGGCCTTTGATTTCATCGCCGCGAAAATGACGACTACCGACGGAAGGCTGCTGCATTCCTATGGCGCCGGCCGCGCGAAGCATATGGCCGTGCTGGATGATTACGCCGATCTCACGCGCGCCGCTCTGGCGCTCCATGAGGCGACCGGCGAAGCGCGCTTTCTCGAGCGCGGACGCGATTGGATCGAGATCGTCGAGGCGCATTATCGCGACGCTGGCGCCGGCGGCTATTTCTTCACCGCCGATGATGCCGAAGCGCTGATCCGCCGCTCGAAAATCGCCGAGGATGCGCCTTTGCCGTCCGGCAATGGGACGATGACGCATGTTCTGGCGCAGCTCTATCACCTCACCGGCGACGACCGCTATCGCGCCCGCGCCGACTCCACGCTCGCAGCTTTCGCCAGCGCCGTGCGGCGCGGCATGCTCGGCTATTCGACCCTGCTGAACGGCGCCGAGACTTCGCGCGACGGATTGCAGATCGTCATCATCGGCGCGCGCGAGGCGCCTGACACGGCCGCGCTGCTGCGCGTGGTTCATGGCGTGAGCCTGCCCGGCCGCACGCTCGCCATTGTCGCGCCAGGCGCCGAGCTGCCGCCGGCGCATCCCGCCGCCGGCAAGACAATGATCAACGGAAGCGCGGCCGCCTATGTCTGCCACGGCGCAACCTGCTCATTGCCGATCGTCGAGGCGACGGAGCTCGAGAAAGCGCTTCGTTAG
- a CDS encoding FAD-dependent oxidoreductase: protein MLDVVIVGGGACGLALARGLAGAGVSFALYEARPRLGGRVLSVEDKASGMRVDMGPTWFWPDTQPTITALVKELGLTDFPQYDPGTALLLAFGDKKPETRMTPNLHSGARRLEGGMASLIEALTAAVPAEAIHLSSVLRAIADRGDHVELTFESDGKTETVTAKRAVLALPPRLLAEHLAFQPELDALSRNAMRSAPTWMAAQAKALVGFSGAPAWRADGHSGNAFATHEQAVLGEIFDACDACGERAAIGGFFALSAELREAFSGGMSMLIESQFVQLFGRSVEDGEQHVQDWTHEPFTCATIDLTPPSEHPDYGDPLLRQAFWDGKLYLGGTETAREGGGYLEGALVAAERIRLRLLDQKETSTMISGEGASGEALNEASMARFREWVNAKRAPTFASYRQRLNFGLSNGQKEQITQRAMLGAMEAVLKEAIAVLEGLPFDHSVVAVDKGRSDLTPLAQKAFDGFIQELLDGVIDFNRTSCALSNFPEEHKPSKDYLQVTLLDIAAAWKEFSLDANQVLLDKRVVDQQATRSL from the coding sequence ATGCTGGACGTTGTGATTGTCGGGGGCGGGGCCTGCGGCTTGGCGCTGGCGCGCGGCCTTGCCGGGGCAGGGGTGAGCTTTGCGCTCTATGAAGCGCGTCCGCGGCTCGGCGGGCGCGTATTGTCGGTCGAGGACAAAGCCTCGGGAATGCGTGTCGATATGGGTCCGACCTGGTTCTGGCCGGACACGCAGCCGACCATCACCGCTCTGGTGAAGGAGCTCGGCCTCACGGATTTTCCGCAATATGATCCGGGCACGGCGCTGCTGCTCGCCTTCGGCGACAAAAAGCCCGAGACGCGCATGACGCCCAATCTCCATTCTGGCGCGCGTCGGCTGGAGGGCGGCATGGCCTCGCTGATCGAGGCGCTGACCGCTGCGGTTCCGGCGGAGGCGATCCATCTTTCTTCCGTGCTGCGCGCGATCGCCGATCGCGGCGATCATGTGGAGCTGACCTTCGAGTCGGACGGCAAGACCGAGACCGTGACCGCCAAGCGCGCCGTGCTGGCGCTGCCGCCGCGCCTTTTGGCCGAGCATCTCGCCTTCCAGCCGGAGCTCGATGCGCTGAGCCGCAACGCCATGCGCAGCGCGCCGACCTGGATGGCGGCGCAGGCCAAGGCCCTGGTCGGCTTCTCCGGCGCGCCGGCCTGGCGCGCGGACGGGCATTCCGGCAACGCCTTCGCCACCCATGAGCAGGCCGTTCTCGGCGAGATTTTCGACGCCTGCGACGCGTGCGGCGAGCGCGCGGCGATCGGCGGCTTCTTCGCGCTCTCCGCGGAGCTGCGGGAAGCGTTCAGCGGCGGCATGTCCATGCTGATCGAAAGTCAATTCGTCCAATTGTTCGGCAGGTCGGTCGAGGATGGCGAGCAGCATGTGCAGGATTGGACGCATGAGCCCTTCACCTGCGCGACGATCGATCTCACCCCGCCGTCCGAGCATCCCGATTATGGCGATCCGCTGCTGCGGCAGGCCTTTTGGGATGGCAAGCTCTATCTCGGCGGCACGGAGACTGCGCGTGAGGGCGGCGGCTATCTTGAGGGCGCGCTGGTCGCGGCCGAGCGCATAAGGCTGCGCCTTCTCGATCAGAAGGAGACGTCGACGATGATTTCCGGCGAAGGCGCCTCGGGCGAGGCGCTCAACGAAGCCAGCATGGCGCGCTTCCGCGAATGGGTGAACGCCAAGCGCGCGCCCACTTTCGCCAGCTATCGCCAGCGGCTGAATTTCGGCCTCTCCAACGGCCAGAAGGAGCAGATCACGCAGCGCGCCATGCTCGGCGCGATGGAGGCGGTGCTGAAGGAGGCGATCGCCGTGCTCGAGGGCCTGCCCTTCGACCATTCCGTCGTCGCCGTTGACAAGGGCCGTTCCGATCTGACTCCGCTGGCGCAAAAGGCCTTCGACGGCTTCATCCAGGAGCTGCTCGACGGCGTCATCGACTTTAATCGCACCTCTTGCGCGCTCTCCAATTTCCCGGAGGAGCACAAGCCGTCCAAGGATTATCTCCAGGTCACGCTGCTCGACATTGCGGCGGCGTGGAAGGAGTTCTCGCTGGACGCCAATCAGGTGCTGCTCGACAAGCGCGTCGTCGATCAGCAGGCGACGCGCAGCCTCTGA
- a CDS encoding PRC-barrel domain-containing protein gives MASANPDLNLVSSEDVEGTTVFDRLGNQLGEIDHLMIDKVSGRVRYAVMSFGGFLGLGHSHYPLPWNSLSYDNEREGYIADIIEQQLQNAPEFSDDSWTDRDWEKRVHEHYHARPYWDEQSQQWQSEQQPRPRG, from the coding sequence ATGGCGAGCGCCAATCCCGACCTCAATCTCGTCTCCAGCGAAGATGTCGAAGGCACGACCGTCTTCGATCGGCTCGGCAATCAGCTCGGAGAAATCGATCATCTGATGATCGACAAGGTCTCGGGCCGCGTGCGCTACGCGGTGATGAGCTTCGGCGGCTTTCTCGGCCTCGGCCACAGCCATTATCCGCTGCCGTGGAACTCGCTCTCCTATGACAATGAGCGCGAGGGCTATATCGCCGACATCATCGAGCAGCAGCTGCAGAATGCGCCGGAATTCAGCGACGACAGCTGGACCGATCGCGACTGGGAGAAGCGCGTTCACGAACATTATCACGCGCGCCCCTATTGGGACGAGCAGTCGCAGCAATGGCAGAGCGAGCAGCAGCCGCGCCCGCGCGGCTGA
- a CDS encoding amylo-alpha-1,6-glucosidase, protein MSRNKSNRTTHIPRASESAPARHAQDAGADAPQAHELQFYIPATGPPSRPRRTLKHDDTFAVFDSHGDIGATAGGPDGLFDHDTRYLSHLELLIEGAQPLLLDSALRDDNLSFYVDLTNPDIFRDEKIALLKDSVYVSRTLYLKDGSLRERLEVSNQSAEAVRLNLSIGFGNDFADIFEVRGVRRAQRGRAWAQLLAAGAVALYYRGLDGVLRETALSFEPDPSLLVDSVATYSLRLAPRQAQTIFLTAASRGRLPKSTQSFFNGLTGLHRELKAAAGQSAHVETSDPTLNQILWRSTADVRMLLTKTADGSYPYAGIPWYSTTFGRDGIITALQMLWFDPSIAVGVLKRLAAHQAEDFDARADSEPGKILHEMRDGEMAALGEVPFGLYYGSVDSTPLFVILAGYYARRTGDYALVRELWPAIERALAWIDGPGDPDGDGFVEYARHTEQGLRNQGWKDSHDSVFHADGRLADGPIALVEAQAYVYAARRLAAHCARELGLPARAEALARAAEALRVRFEEAFWCEEIGSYALALDGEKKQCKVRTSNAGHALYAGIAQPDRAQRVADGLLDARFFSGWGLRTVARGESRYNPMSYHNGSIWPHDNALIAHGLGRYGFKEGVTAVFDSLIRAASYMEARRIPELYCGFRRRHGRGPTLYPAACSPQAWAASAPFLFVQTMLGLEFDHKARQIRLVNPSVPLSAGEIVIRNLSLGEARVDLALKQDARSAISLHVLRTSGDVQVSLVFDPDVREHPLTTKG, encoded by the coding sequence ATGTCGAGGAACAAATCGAACCGGACGACTCATATCCCCCGCGCTAGCGAGAGCGCGCCAGCGCGCCACGCGCAGGACGCCGGCGCCGATGCGCCGCAGGCGCATGAGCTGCAATTCTATATTCCCGCGACCGGCCCGCCCTCGCGGCCGCGCCGCACGCTCAAGCACGACGACACATTCGCCGTCTTCGACAGCCATGGCGACATTGGCGCGACGGCGGGCGGGCCGGACGGCCTCTTCGATCACGACACGCGCTATCTCTCGCATCTCGAGCTCTTGATCGAAGGCGCGCAGCCCTTGCTGCTCGACTCCGCCCTACGCGACGACAATCTGAGCTTTTATGTCGATCTCACCAATCCCGACATCTTCCGCGACGAGAAGATCGCGCTGCTGAAAGACTCCGTCTATGTCTCGCGCACGCTCTATCTCAAGGATGGCTCGCTACGCGAGCGGCTCGAGGTCTCCAATCAGAGCGCCGAGGCGGTTCGCCTCAATCTGTCGATCGGCTTCGGCAATGATTTCGCCGATATTTTCGAGGTGCGCGGCGTCAGGCGCGCACAACGCGGACGCGCCTGGGCGCAGCTTCTGGCGGCCGGCGCCGTCGCGCTCTATTATCGCGGGCTCGACGGCGTGCTGCGCGAGACGGCGCTCTCCTTCGAGCCCGATCCTTCGCTGCTCGTCGACAGCGTCGCCACCTATTCGCTGCGCCTCGCGCCGCGCCAGGCGCAAACCATCTTCCTCACCGCGGCGAGCCGCGGACGTCTGCCGAAATCGACGCAATCCTTCTTCAACGGATTGACCGGACTGCATCGCGAATTGAAGGCCGCCGCCGGCCAGAGCGCGCATGTGGAGACATCCGATCCGACACTCAATCAGATTCTCTGGCGCTCGACCGCGGATGTGCGTATGCTGCTCACCAAGACAGCGGACGGCAGCTATCCTTACGCCGGCATTCCCTGGTATTCGACCACATTCGGACGCGACGGCATCATCACCGCATTGCAGATGCTATGGTTCGATCCCAGCATCGCCGTGGGCGTGCTGAAGCGTCTCGCCGCGCATCAGGCGGAGGATTTCGACGCGCGCGCCGATAGCGAGCCCGGCAAGATTCTGCACGAGATGCGCGACGGCGAGATGGCGGCGCTCGGCGAGGTGCCTTTCGGCCTCTATTACGGCTCGGTGGATTCGACGCCGCTCTTCGTCATTCTCGCCGGCTATTACGCGCGTCGCACGGGGGATTACGCGCTGGTGCGCGAGCTGTGGCCGGCGATCGAGCGCGCGCTCGCCTGGATCGACGGGCCGGGAGATCCGGATGGCGACGGCTTCGTCGAATATGCGCGCCATACCGAGCAGGGACTGCGCAATCAGGGCTGGAAGGATTCGCATGATTCCGTCTTCCATGCAGACGGACGTCTCGCGGATGGGCCGATCGCGCTGGTCGAGGCGCAAGCCTATGTCTACGCCGCGCGACGCCTCGCCGCGCATTGCGCGCGCGAACTCGGCCTGCCCGCGCGCGCCGAGGCGCTGGCGCGCGCCGCCGAAGCGCTGCGCGTGCGTTTCGAGGAGGCCTTCTGGTGCGAGGAGATCGGCAGCTATGCGCTGGCGCTGGACGGCGAGAAAAAGCAGTGCAAGGTGCGCACCAGCAATGCGGGACATGCGCTCTATGCAGGCATAGCGCAGCCTGATCGCGCGCAGCGCGTCGCCGATGGGCTGCTCGACGCCAGATTCTTTTCCGGCTGGGGCTTGCGCACTGTAGCGCGCGGCGAGAGCCGCTACAATCCCATGTCCTATCACAATGGCTCCATATGGCCGCATGACAATGCGCTGATCGCGCATGGACTCGGCCGCTATGGCTTCAAGGAGGGCGTCACGGCGGTCTTCGACTCGCTGATCCGCGCCGCCAGCTATATGGAGGCGCGCCGCATTCCAGAGCTCTATTGCGGCTTTCGCCGACGCCACGGGCGCGGCCCGACGCTCTATCCCGCCGCCTGCTCGCCGCAGGCCTGGGCCGCGAGCGCGCCTTTCCTCTTCGTCCAGACGATGCTCGGCCTCGAATTCGACCATAAGGCGCGACAAATCCGCCTGGTGAATCCTTCCGTGCCGCTCTCGGCGGGCGAGATCGTCATACGCAATCTCTCGCTCGGCGAGGCGCGTGTCGATCTGGCGCTGAAGCAGGATGCGCGCTCGGCCATCTCTCTGCATGTGCTGCGCACGAGCGGCGACGTCCAAGTGTCGCTCGTCTTCGACCCCGATGTGCGCGAGCATCCGCTCACGACCAAGGGATGA